In the genome of Criblamydia sequanensis CRIB-18, one region contains:
- a CDS encoding MBL fold metallo-hydrolase encodes MNGFCPLASGSKGNCLYLGTKNTKILIDAGISTRATRRKLSEIGVSLDQIDAILITHDHGDHIQGLKVMAFDLGIPILANAETAKGIVETFHGECPRFKIFTTGESFQFGDFEIHPFSIPHDTLDPVAFTIHFDLEKIGICADLGMVTAGIRESLRNCTLLYLEANHEVDLVHASSRPIVYKQRVLSRVGHLSNKDCGHLLTEIFHEGLKQVWLAHLSSECNTPIHAVNTVSEILNSKGLSLPLAIAYQEEVSKAYHFEEISQNEEASQVEEISQASV; translated from the coding sequence ATGAATGGATTTTGCCCGCTAGCTTCCGGATCTAAAGGAAATTGTCTTTACCTTGGAACCAAAAACACAAAGATATTGATCGATGCCGGAATTAGCACAAGAGCCACGCGTAGAAAACTTTCTGAAATTGGGGTTTCCTTAGATCAAATCGATGCTATTTTAATCACTCATGACCATGGGGATCATATCCAGGGGTTGAAAGTGATGGCTTTTGATTTAGGCATCCCAATCCTTGCTAATGCTGAAACCGCAAAAGGCATTGTAGAAACCTTCCATGGAGAATGCCCCCGTTTTAAAATTTTCACAACAGGGGAATCTTTTCAATTTGGCGATTTTGAAATTCATCCCTTTAGCATTCCTCATGATACTTTGGATCCGGTCGCTTTTACGATCCATTTTGATCTTGAGAAAATCGGAATTTGCGCAGACCTTGGCATGGTGACAGCCGGGATTCGGGAATCTTTAAGAAACTGCACTCTCCTTTATCTTGAGGCCAACCATGAAGTTGATCTTGTCCATGCCTCTTCACGACCGATCGTTTACAAACAAAGGGTGCTAAGCCGGGTCGGCCACCTTTCAAACAAGGATTGCGGACATCTTTTAACAGAGATCTTTCATGAGGGTTTAAAACAGGTTTGGCTTGCGCACCTTTCGTCTGAGTGCAACACACCGATTCATGCGGTAAACACAGTATCCGAGATTTTAAATTCCAAAGGATTGAGTCTACCTTTGGCGATTGCTTATCAGGAAGAGGTTTCAAAAGCTTATCATTTCGAAGAAATCTCACAAAACGAGGAAGCCTCTCAAGTCGAGGAGATCTCTCAAGCTTCAGTTTAA